The following is a genomic window from Pseudostreptobacillus hongkongensis.
CTAGATACTTCTAGATTATTTACATAATAATCTCCTTTTTTTAAATTATATGATTTATTCGTGTCATAGGTAACTATTTTAACTTTAATATCATCAAATTCATTTAAACCACTATATATAGATTTAAAAAATTTTGAATTTTCAATTATTAATACTTGTTTATTATTTAAATCTAATTTAAAATGTTTTATTAATTTTCTAAAACTTTTTTCTTTTAAATCTATACCATTAAATTTGTTATTAAAATAGAAAAAATTATTATTATCTTGAATATTATGATCAAATAATAAATATTCATATTTCAAAAAATATTCATCAATATTTTCAGATTCAAAGTTAATTCTTTCTAAATCAATATTTTTATTATTATCTTTAAGTATTCTGTCTAATATTAATTTATATACATCATATTTATATCTATCTAGAATAAAAGCTACTTTTTTCATAAATTTAATAGACCTTTCAATTCTTTTTCTGTAAGTTCTCTATACATACCTAATTTTAAATTATCATCAAGTTTTAAAGTCCCCATTTCAAGTCTTTTTAAATAAGAAACTTTATTATTAACAGCTATAAACATTCTTTTAATTTGATGGAATTTTCCTTCTGTTATACTTATATTTAAACTTTTATCATCTAATAATTCTATTTTAGACTTTTTGGTAATATATCCATCTTCAAGTTCTATACCATTTTCTATTTTTTCAATGTCTAAAGTGTCTATTGTTTGTTCAAGTTCAACATAATATTTTTTAGTAACATGTTTTTTAGGTGATAATAAATTATGAGCAAGATTGCCGTCATTAGTTAATAAAAGTAAACC
Proteins encoded in this region:
- a CDS encoding pseudouridine synthase — encoded protein: MRLDKFLANSGIGTRKEVKEIIKNKQIKINDIVAKKIDEKVDEDKDTITYLGNIINYTKYRYIMLHKPKGYISATEDNNHKTVLDLVSDFKTYNLFPVGRLDIDTEGLLLLTNDGNLAHNLLSPKKHVTKKYYVELEQTIDTLDIEKIENGIELEDGYITKKSKIELLDDKSLNISITEGKFHQIKRMFIAVNNKVSYLKRLEMGTLKLDDNLKLGMYRELTEKELKGLLNL